The genomic DNA GTCgacaaatttttcaaaatgcTCCCTGAGCTGAGGAATCTATTTACCATTGACTGAAGAAGATTCTTCAAATACACACacaacgaagaagacgaagaagaagaagaagaagaagaagaagaagaagaacaatgttcTTGATCAGAAACCTAACACGAGTCTCACCGACGACATCATCGATCGTGACCAGATTCAGAAACTccggatcatcatcatcaccatacACACTCGCTTCCCGTTTCTGCACAGCTCAAGAGACTCAGATTCAATCTCCGGCATCTTCAAATGGTGTGGATCGGAGTCAATACGAAGGTTTAAGACCGacgagagaaggagagaaaccTAGAGTTGTGGTTCTCGGTTCGGGTTGGGCGGGTTGTAGGTTGATGAAAGGGATCGATACGAGTCTCTACGACGTCGTTTGCGTTTCTCCGAGGAACCACATGGTCTTCACTCCTCTTCTCGCTTCTACTTGTGTTGGTACTCTCGAGTTCAGGTCCGTCGCTGAGCCTATCACTAGTATTCAACCTGCGATTTCTAGAGAGCCTGGTTCTTACTTCTTCCTTGCTAATTGCTCTCGTCTTGATGCTGATGCTCATGAGGTACTATACTACTGCTTCTCACTTACTCTTTCGTATTAGGTGTTTGATTTGAGAGATTTATAGATCAGACTGGTCATTGATAATGCAGGGACCTTTGAAATCTGATACCATTTTGATTAGGGGAATTAGCTAAGATTTGGAGAGTTAGGGAGAAGACTATTAGTTACTGTAGAAGTAATGGAGTTACTAAAGTGTCAGATTCAGTTTTGTTATTGTGAAGCTCATGGTGTGTTTAATTCTGTTGTTAGATGACTCGTTTCTTGGTGATTAGGTTCATTGTGAGACTTTACCTGATGGGTTGGACACGTTAAAGCCAAGGAAGTTCAAGATTGCTTACGACAAGCTTGTAGTAGCAAGTGGTGCAGAGGCATCCACGTTTGGGATCCATGGTGTCATGGAAAACGCGATTTTCCTCCGTGAAGTTCACCATGCTCAGGAGATTCGGAGGAAGCTTCTTTTGAACCTGATGCTCTCGGATACTCCTTGTAAGCAGTATTTCATCTCCTGAATATTCAGATTCAGAATTAGAATTAGAACATAACACTTCTTTGcacaatttctttttattaggCNGTTACTTACATGTTAATTTCTCAGATTTAGGTTTTTGATTTGGGAGATTTATAGATCAGATTGGTCAATGATGATGCAGGGACCTTCGAAATCTCTTAGTTTTTAGGGGAATTAGCTAAGATTTGTTGAGTTAGGGAAAAGACTATTTAGTTactgtagaagaagaagtttcttaATGGTTGCTAAAAGTGTCAGATTCAGTTTTGTTACTGTGAAGCTCATGGTGTGTTTAATTCTGTTGTTATATGACTTGTTTCTTGGTGATTAGGTTCATTGTGAGACTTTACCTGAAGAGATGGACACATTAAAGCCAAGGAAGTTTAAGATTGCTTACGACAAGCTTGTCGTAGCAAGTGGTGCAGAGGCGTCGACGTTTGGGATCCATGGTGTCATGGAGAACGCGATTTTTCTCCGTGAAGTTCATCATGCGCAGGAGATTCGGAGAAAGCTTCTTTTGAACCTGATGCTCTCTGATACTCCTTGTAAACAGTATTTCATCCCCTGaagattcagattcagaatTAGAATTAGAACATAACAGTTCTTTGcacaatttctttttattaggtTTACCGAAAGAGGAGAAACAGAGGTTGTTACATTGCGTTGTGGTTGGAGGTGGACCAACCGGGGTTGAGTTTAGTGGTGAACTGAGTGACTTTATTAAGAAAGATGTTCGTCAACGATATTCTCATGTGAAGGACGACATTCATGTTACTTTGATAGAGGTTTGTTTTAAGAAGCTTCTCTTTGAAATCTTCTTTGCAGAACTCACTAAAATTTATAACTGTTTCTAGGCCAGGGATATACTTTCGTCGTTTGATGATCGTCTCAGACGTTATGCTATCAAGCAGTTGAACAAGGTGAACTCatttagaagttagaacatGTAAAGGTGTTGTGCTAACTTTTATAGAGCGTTTTGTCTTAAACCCTACTGGTTTTAATTCACATTAGTCTGGAGTGCGGTTTGTGCGTGGGATTGTGAAAGATGTGATGCCTCAGAAGCTAATACTTGACGATGGCACAGAAGTTCCCTACGGACTCTTAGTGTGGTCCACTGGTGTTGGTCCATCTCCTTTTGTGAGGTCCCTTGGTCTTCCAAAAGATCCTGGTGGAAGGTTAGTTCATCAAGATCACTCCATTAGACCCTTTTTTGCTAAAAANNNNNNNNNNNNNNNNNNNNNNNNNNNNNNNNNtttttttttttttttttttttgcatctcaTCTCTTATACCTTTCGTTCTATGTTACTGGCCAATTAAGGTAGCTGAGAGAGAAGGCAAATACTTGGCGAATCTACTAAATGAGATTGCGAAAGCTAATGGAGGACGAGCCAACAGCGCAAAGGAGATAGAACTTGGAGTTCCCTTTGTGTATAAGCATCTTGGAAGCATGGCTACCATCGGTAGATACAAAGCCCTAGTCGACCTCCGTGAGAGCAAGGTAACAATTATATACAGACTCACTTGATATTTCTTTGAAAAGTCACTCATAAAGGGAGATTACTTGGGCAGGACGCAAAAGGGATATCAATGACTGGTTTCGTGAGCTGGTTCATATGGAGATCAGCCTATCTGACTCGAGTCATCAGTTGGAGAAACCGCTTCTATGTCGCCATCAATTGGTTCACNNNNNNNNNNNNNNNNNNNNNNNNNNNNNNNNNNNNNNNNNNNNNNNNNNNNNNNNNNNNNNNNNNNNNNNNNNNNNNNNNNNNNNNNNNNNNNNNNNNNNNNNNNNNNNNNNNNNN from Camelina sativa cultivar DH55 chromosome 7, Cs, whole genome shotgun sequence includes the following:
- the LOC104704359 gene encoding internal alternative NAD(P)H-ubiquinone oxidoreductase A2, mitochondrial-like, translated to MFLIRNLTRVSPTTSSIVTRFRNSGSSSSPYTLASRFCTAQETQIQSPASSNGVDRSQYEGLRPTREGEKPRVVVLGSGWAGCRLMKGIDTSLYDVVCVSPRNHMVFTPLLASTCVGTLEFRSVAEPITSIQPAISREPGSYFFLANCSRLDADAHEVHCETLPDGLDTLKPRKFKIAYDKLVVASGAEASTFGIHGVMENAIFLREVHHAQEIRRKLLLNLMLSDTPCLPKEEKQRLLHCVVVGGGPTGVEFSGELSDFIKKDVRQRYSHVKDDIHVTLIEARDILSSFDDRLRRYAIKQLNKSGVRFVRGIVKDVMPQKLILDDGTEVPYGLLVWSTGVGPSPFVRSLGLPKDPGGRLVHQDHSIRPFFAIFFCISSLIPFVLCYWPIKVAEREGKYLANLLNEIAKANGGRANSAKEIELGVPFVYKHLGSMATIGRYKALVDLRESKDAKGISMTGFVSWFIWRSAYLTRVISWRNRFYVAINWFTTFVFGRDISRI